The Syntrophotalea acetylenivorans genome contains the following window.
GGTGGTGGGTTTTCGCGATGGCCGGGCTCTGCTTATGCCCCTTGGCGAATTGCGCGGACTCGGTCCCGGCAGTCTGATAAGAGTATTGAGGGATAGTGCTTCACTGGCGGTCGGCCCCGAACTGCTCGGCCGGGTAATCGACGCCATGGGACAACCCATCGACACGGCCCCTATGGCCCCGCCGCAATTCGAGATGCCTCTCTACGCCCTTCCCGCCGGTCCCATGGCGCGCAAGAACATCGACCAGCCTCTCGATTTGGGCATTCGTGCCATCAACGGCTTATTGACTTGCGGCGAAGGACAACGCATGGGCATCATGGCCGGCTCCGGGGTGGGCAAAAGCGTCCTGCTCGGCATGATCGCCAAAAATACCCGTGCCGACATCAACGTTATCGCCCTCATCGGCGAACGTGGTCGCGAAGTGCGTGAGTTTATCGAACGGGATTTAGGCGAAGAAGGCCTGGCCCGCTCGGTCCTGGTGGTCGCCACCTCCGATCAATCCCCTTTGTTGCGCATGCGCGGCGCCTTTGTTGCCACCACGATCGCCGAATATTTCTGCAAACGAGGCAAAAACGTGTTGCTGATGATGGACTCGGTGACCCGTTTCGCCATGGCCATGCGCGAGGTCGGATTGGCCATCGGCGAACCGCCGACAACCAAAGGCTATACGCCATCGGTCTTCGCCACCCTGCCAAAGCTGTTGGAACGAGCGGGCAGTTTCAAGGGGGCCGGCAGCATCACCGGCCTGTATACCGTGTTGGTCGAAGGCGATGACATGAACGAACCGGTAGCCGACGCAGTCCGTTCCATTCTTGACGGCCATATTGTTCTGTCCCGTAAACTGGCGGCGGCCAACCACTACCCCTGCATCGATATTCTCACCAGTGCCAGCCGTGTTATGCGCGATATCGTCTCCGAGGAGCATTATAAATGCAGCGGCCGGGTTAGAGAGGTTCTGGCGACCTACCAGGAAGCTGAGGATTTGATCAACATCGGGGCTTACAGTTCCGGCAGTAATCCCGATATCGATTATTCGCTGACCAAAATCGACCAGGTAAAAGACTTCCTTCGCCAAGGCATGAACGAAGCGGTCGATTATCCTTCAACCCTGCAGCAAATCAGCGAACTGTTCGACTGATCCAAGCCCTTTTGCCTGGCATAAAAGGCAATTTCGTTATCGTCTTTTATATCTTTCGTTTTTTTTATTCCTCGCGCCACCGGACTTTTCATCATGGCCGACAATTTCAAACTCCAGACCGTCCTCAACCACAGACAACGGCTTGAAAATCTGGCTCAACAAAAGCTGGCGGAATCACTGCGCAGCGAAACTGCCATGCAGCATCAGGTTGCCAGTCAACGCGCAACCCTGAATAAAATGCATCAGGAACTCACTCAACGCCAACAGACCGGGATCTCCGTACAGGACTTGCAGCTTTTTCGTCTAAGTATTAATCGTCATCGCAAAAACTTGCAGAAACTAATCGAACAGGCCGAAGAACTGCACCGGGAAGTGAAAAACAATCGCCAATTATTGTCCGAAGCTGCCCAGGAAAAAAAGCTGTTGGAAAACCTCAAAGAGAAAAAGGAGGCCGAGCAAAAACACCAGGACAATCGCCGAGAATCAGCCATTCTCGACGATATTGCCCTGAGGCTCGGAAAACATTCACTATGAACAAATTTGTCATCATTTTAACACTGCTGGCGTCAGTCCTGGTTCCTTCATACCAGGAACTTCACGCCGAAACGCAATCGGACTTGCTGCCGCCGGCAGGGCCAACTTCAACGGTGGAGGAACGCCGGATACGTTCCTCTATTCAAAAGGAAGTGGCCCGTCTCAGGCAGAAAGAGAAAAAACTTGAAATGAAGGAAATGGAGCTAAAGACCCTGAGTAGGGAAGTCGATAAGAAGTTGGCTGAAATGGAAAAGGCACGCATTGCCCTTACCGAACTGCTCCAGGAAAAACGACGATTGGAAAACGAGAAAGCTCAGGCTTTAAGCAAGATCTACGAGAAAATGGACCCGGCCAAAGCGGCCCAGTTGCTTATCAGCCTCGAGAAGAATTTGGCAGTCACTATTATTGAAGGAATGAACAGCAAAAAAGCTGGAAAAGTCCTGAATAATGTGGAGCCGAAAATAGCGGCAAGCTTAAGTAAATCCTACGCCAGCCTCGAGGAATAATCATCTTTGCCAGCGGCTGGCCTTAAAACGTTTTTTATCTCAAAAGAAAGGAGGTGAAAACATGGAAATGCTGAATATTCCACCTGCGCAACCACAGACAAAGCCACCCGCCGCGCCCAAAGGCACAACGGATAAATGTGAGAACGCATCTTTTCAGAACGTTCTGGGCAAAGCCAGCAAAAACGCACAAAAAGATCCGCACAATGAGACTGTAAATGCAACGGAAGATGGAGCAACAGGGGTTGAAAGCACTGCACAACCCGGTGGCGAAGCGACAAAAGATTCTCAGCCGGTCGTTTCTGCTGAAGGTGAAGAACAAACAACAGAACCTTCGGCAGATGACACAACGCCGGTCGAGTTAGTCTTAGGTGCAGTACCAAGCCTTCCAGCGGAAGCGGTTCAAGCAGAACCGATCTCAAAAACCAGTAGCGGCTCAACAGTTGCTGAGGATGTAAATTCCGTGAACACGGCTCCGCTTCTATCGGAAGCCCCCTTGCAAGAAGTCCAAACGGAAGCTGCATGGAAAAATCAGGTAACGCCTGCAGCCAATGCAGCCTATGATGGGGCAATCCAGAAGGCGGCGGTAAAAGATGCGGCACCGTTCACAGAACAACCGGCAGCATCTACAGACGACACAGCGACAAAAGCAACACAGAATCAGCCGACAGCGACAGAGACATCGCCAATCGCAGAAAAAATTGTCGTTGACAGTGTCCTTCGCGCTGGCTTGGCCAAAAGGACAGCCTCAGTCGATTCCAGACAGAAGGCGGCAGTTTCGGCAAGCGCTGCATCGGCCATCACCCAGATCAACCCTGCAACAACGTCTGAACAAACCGACTTGGCAGCCAATGAAAGCGGTAAAAAGGCGGGTCTGATGGAAGGTAGCCTGGGAAGTCTTTTGCAAGAAGTCAGACCACTAAGAGATCTATCTCGCGGGCGACAAAATGCAAGCCTCAACCGCAGCGAAATCGCTTCTATCGCAATATCCGGGGAAGCATCGGCACAGGTTGTTGCTGAAACGCAAAATGAAGATTCTTTGCCTTCATTTGCTTCCAAACAGGAAAATGGTTTCTCCGTCCTGCAGTCCGATGCAGCAACCAACGGCGCCAATTCAGCCATCAATGCTACAACCTTTGAATCGGCCCTGAACAGTGGTATTCACGGCTCTCCAACAGCCCAACAGGGGAACCAACCGCTGCAGGCAGCTCCTGTCGAATCAGCTAGCATACGTTTGGCATCCGGGGAGTTCCTCAGTGAGAACCAAATCGTCGACCAGGTACTGGAACGCATCTCCGTCGAGCGTGTTGGAGACCAGAGCCGAATTGTGGTCAAGATGAACCCGGAAGAGCTTGGCGAGGTCAAGCTGGCCCTCACTATGGAAAAGGATCAACTTCGAGCCCAGCTGCTGACCCAAAACCATCAAGTTCAGGAAATTCTGGAGAAACACCTGCCTAAACTGCATGAAGCACTCAATCAGCAAGGGATTAAACTCGAAGACATCCAGGTCGGGGTCGATTCCAATCGACATTCCGGTCGGGAGGCCTTTGCCGACCATCGCCAACCTGATACGTTCCACCGGCATCAAAATGCTCCCACTGGCAGCGTAAACAACGACCCGGTGCATACCACCGCATCCGCGCGTTCCGTTTCGACGGAAGGCCTCAGCCTGCGCATTTAACCGAGGAGGAGAAACAGCCATATGTCAACTATCGCCGACATAAGCGGCAGCTCCAGTTCCGGCCAACTCTCGGCCATTACCGGCAGCTCCAGCCTCGGCAAGGAAGATTTTCTGACCTTGCTCGTCGCCCAGCTGCAAAACCAGGACCCACTCAACCCGTCCGACCCCACCGAGTTCACGGCGCAACTGGCTCAATACAGTTCCCTGGAACAACTGATGTCGGTCAATGAAAATATTGAAAACCTGGCCAGTACCTCTCAGAACCAGCAGCAGCTCTCCGCTCTGGGATTAATCGGCCGGGAAGTCGTCGTTGAACAAGGCGAGTTCCAGTTGGGAGACAGCGATGTCACCCTGGGTTATCAACTCGATGCCCAGGCCGACCGAGTGGAACTTCACGTCCAGGACAGCCGCGGCAAAAGCCTGGCGGTAATTAAACCGGCCGAAATGACGGCCGGCAGCCACTTCGTCAGCTGGGATGGCACTGACAGTAACGGCCTGCCCATCGCTAAGGGCGACTACACCCTGTCGGTCCTGGCCCTCGACGCCGATGAAGAGGGGATCAGCAACCAACCGCTGATCAAGGGACAGGTGACCGGGGTCGATCTCGACGGATCGCAAAGTACCCTGGTTACCAACGCAGGCAGTTATTCGCTCAACAAAGTCAAAAGCATCAGGGAGCTTTGATCATGAGCGATAAAATCACCCTGATCCCACAACCAATCGTGCCGCCCTCCGCAAGGACCGGCGGAAAGATCAATCGACAGAATAAACCGTCCGGAGCGTCCTTTGACGAGGTATTCAGCAAAGAGCTGAAAAACAGCGAAATCGGCTTTTCCCGGCACGCCCAGCAACGTATGGCCAGTCGCAATATCGACCTCTCACAAACAGAACTTGCCCGACTGAATGAAGCTGTCGGCCAGGTTCGAGCCAAAGGAGGGCGCGACTCCCTGGTGATGCTCAACGACAATGCGTTGATCGTCAGTGTCAAAAACAACCAGGTGGTCACCGTGGTCGACAAAGACAGCCTTAAAGACAACGTTTTTACCAAAATCGACAGCGCAATCATCGCTTAACCGAACCGGTCCTCTCGCAGGAGGTTCGCGGACCACCGACCGACAGACGTGGTCCCATTATGGAGGATAAAATATGGCTATCTCAAGTTCACTTTACAGTGGCATCAGCGGCCTGAATACAAACGGCAATGCCATGGCGGTTATCGGCAACAATATCGCCAACACCAACACCATCGGCTTCAAATCCAGTCGCGCAGTCTTTTCCGACCTGCTCTCCGCTAGCATCAACGGTTCCGGCGGCGCTTCCCAGGTCGGCCGCGGTACCGGCCTGTCCAGCGTCGACAACATTTTCGGCCAGGGCACCTTTGAAAGCACCGAGTCGAATACCGATATGGCCATCGAAGGAAACGGAATGTTCGTGTTGCGCGAACCATCCAACACCACCAACTACTACTCCCGTGCCGGTGCCTTTCGTTTCAACGGCGATGGCTACCTGGTCAATCCTGAAGGGTTTCGGGTGCAAGGCAAAGAATTCGACGCCAACGGCAACCTGAGCGCCGGTGACCCCACCGACGTGCAGGTGAACATCAACACGGGTATCCCTGCCAGCATGACCGCCAATATGACCCTGTCGACCAACCTGGACGCCAACTCCGCCGCCGTCAGCGCCACCGAACGCATCAACGGCGTCTCCATTCCGAGCGCTGCCGTACTTGCAGGCGCTACAGTCACCGCAACCCTCACTGTTGATGATGACGGAGGGACTCCTTACGCCGCCGCCGATCTCTCCGGCGACATCGGCGGTTACGCCGTAGGCACCCTTACCCGGATCGACAGTACCACCTACACAGTTGACTTTACCGTCGCCGTCGACACTGCGGACCCCAGCACCCTGACGCCCAACGCTTCCATTATGACCGACACCTTTTCTGTCGACGATCCGGCCAGCTACAACTACGCCTCATCGACCACGGTCTACGATTCCCTCGGTAACACCCACATGCTCACCACCTACTTCACCAAAGTGGCTGACAACACCTGGGATTACAATATTGTCGACGAAAACAACAACACCGTCGCCAGTTCCGGTGGCACGCCGCTGACCTACGATACCGGAGGTGAACAAACCGGCGGCGGAACGATTACGGTCAGCGGACTTAACTGGGGCGGCGGTACCACCGTACAGGACATTGCCCTCAGCCTTGACACCACCCAGTACGCTAATGAATCGCAAGTTCTATCCCAGGATCAGGATGGCTACGGCGCCGGCAACCTGATGAAAATCAGCATCGACGAAACGGGCACCGTGACCGCCAACTACTCTAATGGCGAACGAATCAAAGTATCCCAAATCGTACTGGCCAAGTTCGCCAATTTCAACGGCCTGACCAAGCAGGGGCAAAACCTGTTTTCCGCCACCGACGCCGCCGGACCACCCCGTACGGGGATCCCGGGCCCGGAACTGGGCAACCTGTTTACCAACGCCCTGGAGCAGTCGACGGTTGACCTGGCGGCAGAATTCGTCAAAATGATTACCACCCAACGTGGTTTTCAGGCTAACTCACGGGTCATCACCACCACCGATGAGATGCTTGGCGAATTGATTAATCTCAAGCGGTAAATATCTGTCAAATTTATGACCAAACCATGAGCCGCCCCTGCTGACAGGGGCGGTTTTTTTATTTATGTCAGCCTATTGACGTTTAAAGCAATTCCAACCGCTTGATTTAGAAAGGGTTTATCCAGCCATCTCGGCAAGCGCACTATTTTTACTGCAACTGGCACACTCCTTGTAAAAGCATACTCGCAAAGACTACTGCGTCTCCTTGCCCCCAACTTGTTTTATAAAAGGTTTTGTATTCATGGATCTCTCGACCATAGTTGGTATCGTTGCCGCCTTCGGCCTGATGGTGATGGCCATTGTGCAGGGTGGCAGCATCATGTTGTTTGTCAACACCCCGTCGTTGATCATCGTTATCGGCGGTACCATCGGCGCCACCCTGGTCAATTACCCCTTCAGCGATGTTATGAGCACCTTATCGGTCATAAAAAAGGCCTTTAAAACTCAAAAAGCCTCCTCTTCCAGCCGTATTGAACAACTCATCCGCTTCGCCGGCAAAGCCCGCAAGGAAGGGGTTCTGTCCCTGCAATCCGTAATCAGCGAGGTAAACGATCCATTTTTCATCAAAGGTCTGCAAATGGCTGTCGATGGCCAGGAACCGGACAACCTCAAGGAAATGCTCGATCGAGAAATTGAATATATCGAGGAACGCCACGGAAAAGGAGCGAACATTCTGCTGGCAGTCGGTGGTATCGCCCCGGCAATGGGCATGATCGGCACCCTGATCGGTCTGGTGCAGATGCTGCAGACCATGAACGACCCTTCCAGTATCGGCCCGGCCATGGCGGTCGCCCTCTTGACCACCTTTTATGGAGCCGTTATCGCCAACGTTCTATGCATGCCCTTGGCGGGCAAACTCAAGAACCGCTCGGCCGACGAAATTCTCGATAAAACATTGGTCGCCGAAGGGATGAAATCCATTCTGGAAGGTGAAAACCCGCGAATCATCGAGCAGAAACTGCATGCCTTCGTCGCCCCCAAGGAACGTCAGTCGAATTTCGGAAAAAAGGGATAGTTAACCATGGCCCGCAAGAAAAAAGCTGATGAAGGCGGCGGGGGAGCCCCAGCATGGCTGGTTACCTATAGTGACCTGGTCACCCTGCTGCTGACCTTTTTCGTATTGCTGCTGTCCATGGCCAACATGGATAAAATGAAATTTAACGATGCCCTCGGCTCCCTGAAAGGGGCCTTCGGTTTATCCGGCAGCGTCGGCAAAATCGATATAACAAAACCGAAAGTCATCAGTTTTGCGCCCATGGACGATGATTTCATCAACCGGCTCTATCAAAAGGTCAACACGGCTCTCACGCGGCTGCGCATCGACAAGGATATTGACCTGGTCAAGGACCGCGGGGCCGTCGTATTGCGTGTTAAAGAATCGATTCTGTTCGACTCCGGGTCAACGCTTCTCAAGGCCGAAGCCCATTCAATCTTAAGAAAAATTGCCGCCTTGGTTAAGCCCCTGCCGCTGAACATGCGCATCGAGGGGCATACGGATGATTTATCCTCAGCAAACCCGCAGTCGTCCAACTGGGATCTGTCAGTGCAAAGAGCGGTCAGCACCCTTAAGTTTTTTGCCAGCGAAAAACTTATCCCTTTAGAGCGGATGTCGGCGGTTGGTTACGGTGCTCAACAACCTATCGTTCCTAATACCAGCAACGAACAACGTGCTCTGAACCGGAGGGTTGAATTTGTGCTGGAGAGCCTGGGCCACTACAAAAAGGAACTCCCCTATTTGATCGATGCAAATGACCAACTACCTTTCTAACCAGGAGTAATCGAACCAATGGCTGACAAGGAGACCAGCACCGAAGCCGGTGCCGAAAAAAAATCAAAAAAGATGCTGTTTATTATTATCGCCGCAGCAGTCCTCTTGCTTGGCGGAGGTGCCGCAGCCTTTTTCTTGCTCAAAGGAGATGATCCGAACGCTGCAGCACTCCAGGCACCGGATGCTGCCCCCACCACCACGGCACCAAGTGCAGCCGGGGCCATCGGTCCCATGGTGGAGATTGAGCCGTTCATTATCAACATTCTCGATGAGGAGGGCACCCGCTATCTGAAGGCCGCCATTACCCTCGAAGCCAATAATGAGCCTGTTGTTGAAGAAATCACCCAGCGCATGCCGCAAATCCGCGATGCAATCCTGTTGCTGGTTGGCAATAAGACCTTCGGGGAACTAGCCGACCTGCAGGGTAAATTACAGTTGCGCAGCGAAATTCGCGAACGCCTGAACAAAATTCTGACAGGTGGACGCGTTCAAAAAATTTATTTTACCGAATTTGTCGTCCAGTAGAGGCTCCCGTGGAACGCATCCTTTCTAAAGATGAAATTGCTGAACTGCTTTCGGCGGTACGTGCCGGAGATGTTGCCGTTGACGGCGAGCTCACCACTTCCGG
Protein-coding sequences here:
- a CDS encoding FliI/YscN family ATPase, with protein sequence MDKLLECVANLNPLQISGKVTKIVGLVVEGYCPASTVGTLCELVPLNGGEPVPAEVVGFRDGRALLMPLGELRGLGPGSLIRVLRDSASLAVGPELLGRVIDAMGQPIDTAPMAPPQFEMPLYALPAGPMARKNIDQPLDLGIRAINGLLTCGEGQRMGIMAGSGVGKSVLLGMIAKNTRADINVIALIGERGREVREFIERDLGEEGLARSVLVVATSDQSPLLRMRGAFVATTIAEYFCKRGKNVLLMMDSVTRFAMAMREVGLAIGEPPTTKGYTPSVFATLPKLLERAGSFKGAGSITGLYTVLVEGDDMNEPVADAVRSILDGHIVLSRKLAAANHYPCIDILTSASRVMRDIVSEEHYKCSGRVREVLATYQEAEDLINIGAYSSGSNPDIDYSLTKIDQVKDFLRQGMNEAVDYPSTLQQISELFD
- the fliJ gene encoding flagellar export protein FliJ, with the protein product MADNFKLQTVLNHRQRLENLAQQKLAESLRSETAMQHQVASQRATLNKMHQELTQRQQTGISVQDLQLFRLSINRHRKNLQKLIEQAEELHREVKNNRQLLSEAAQEKKLLENLKEKKEAEQKHQDNRRESAILDDIALRLGKHSL
- a CDS encoding MotE family protein gives rise to the protein MNKFVIILTLLASVLVPSYQELHAETQSDLLPPAGPTSTVEERRIRSSIQKEVARLRQKEKKLEMKEMELKTLSREVDKKLAEMEKARIALTELLQEKRRLENEKAQALSKIYEKMDPAKAAQLLISLEKNLAVTIIEGMNSKKAGKVLNNVEPKIAASLSKSYASLEE
- a CDS encoding flagellar hook-length control protein FliK — encoded protein: MEMLNIPPAQPQTKPPAAPKGTTDKCENASFQNVLGKASKNAQKDPHNETVNATEDGATGVESTAQPGGEATKDSQPVVSAEGEEQTTEPSADDTTPVELVLGAVPSLPAEAVQAEPISKTSSGSTVAEDVNSVNTAPLLSEAPLQEVQTEAAWKNQVTPAANAAYDGAIQKAAVKDAAPFTEQPAASTDDTATKATQNQPTATETSPIAEKIVVDSVLRAGLAKRTASVDSRQKAAVSASAASAITQINPATTSEQTDLAANESGKKAGLMEGSLGSLLQEVRPLRDLSRGRQNASLNRSEIASIAISGEASAQVVAETQNEDSLPSFASKQENGFSVLQSDAATNGANSAINATTFESALNSGIHGSPTAQQGNQPLQAAPVESASIRLASGEFLSENQIVDQVLERISVERVGDQSRIVVKMNPEELGEVKLALTMEKDQLRAQLLTQNHQVQEILEKHLPKLHEALNQQGIKLEDIQVGVDSNRHSGREAFADHRQPDTFHRHQNAPTGSVNNDPVHTTASARSVSTEGLSLRI
- a CDS encoding flagellar hook assembly protein FlgD; this encodes MSTIADISGSSSSGQLSAITGSSSLGKEDFLTLLVAQLQNQDPLNPSDPTEFTAQLAQYSSLEQLMSVNENIENLASTSQNQQQLSALGLIGREVVVEQGEFQLGDSDVTLGYQLDAQADRVELHVQDSRGKSLAVIKPAEMTAGSHFVSWDGTDSNGLPIAKGDYTLSVLALDADEEGISNQPLIKGQVTGVDLDGSQSTLVTNAGSYSLNKVKSIREL
- a CDS encoding TIGR02530 family flagellar biosynthesis protein; protein product: MSDKITLIPQPIVPPSARTGGKINRQNKPSGASFDEVFSKELKNSEIGFSRHAQQRMASRNIDLSQTELARLNEAVGQVRAKGGRDSLVMLNDNALIVSVKNNQVVTVVDKDSLKDNVFTKIDSAIIA
- a CDS encoding flagellar hook protein FlgE yields the protein MAISSSLYSGISGLNTNGNAMAVIGNNIANTNTIGFKSSRAVFSDLLSASINGSGGASQVGRGTGLSSVDNIFGQGTFESTESNTDMAIEGNGMFVLREPSNTTNYYSRAGAFRFNGDGYLVNPEGFRVQGKEFDANGNLSAGDPTDVQVNINTGIPASMTANMTLSTNLDANSAAVSATERINGVSIPSAAVLAGATVTATLTVDDDGGTPYAAADLSGDIGGYAVGTLTRIDSTTYTVDFTVAVDTADPSTLTPNASIMTDTFSVDDPASYNYASSTTVYDSLGNTHMLTTYFTKVADNTWDYNIVDENNNTVASSGGTPLTYDTGGEQTGGGTITVSGLNWGGGTTVQDIALSLDTTQYANESQVLSQDQDGYGAGNLMKISIDETGTVTANYSNGERIKVSQIVLAKFANFNGLTKQGQNLFSATDAAGPPRTGIPGPELGNLFTNALEQSTVDLAAEFVKMITTQRGFQANSRVITTTDEMLGELINLKR
- a CDS encoding motility protein A; amino-acid sequence: MDLSTIVGIVAAFGLMVMAIVQGGSIMLFVNTPSLIIVIGGTIGATLVNYPFSDVMSTLSVIKKAFKTQKASSSSRIEQLIRFAGKARKEGVLSLQSVISEVNDPFFIKGLQMAVDGQEPDNLKEMLDREIEYIEERHGKGANILLAVGGIAPAMGMIGTLIGLVQMLQTMNDPSSIGPAMAVALLTTFYGAVIANVLCMPLAGKLKNRSADEILDKTLVAEGMKSILEGENPRIIEQKLHAFVAPKERQSNFGKKG
- a CDS encoding flagellar motor protein MotB, producing MARKKKADEGGGGAPAWLVTYSDLVTLLLTFFVLLLSMANMDKMKFNDALGSLKGAFGLSGSVGKIDITKPKVISFAPMDDDFINRLYQKVNTALTRLRIDKDIDLVKDRGAVVLRVKESILFDSGSTLLKAEAHSILRKIAALVKPLPLNMRIEGHTDDLSSANPQSSNWDLSVQRAVSTLKFFASEKLIPLERMSAVGYGAQQPIVPNTSNEQRALNRRVEFVLESLGHYKKELPYLIDANDQLPF
- a CDS encoding flagellar basal body-associated FliL family protein — its product is MADKETSTEAGAEKKSKKMLFIIIAAAVLLLGGGAAAFFLLKGDDPNAAALQAPDAAPTTTAPSAAGAIGPMVEIEPFIINILDEEGTRYLKAAITLEANNEPVVEEITQRMPQIRDAILLLVGNKTFGELADLQGKLQLRSEIRERLNKILTGGRVQKIYFTEFVVQ